The proteins below come from a single Antennarius striatus isolate MH-2024 chromosome 18, ASM4005453v1, whole genome shotgun sequence genomic window:
- the LOC137612595 gene encoding GTPase IMAP family member 4-like produces MGKSSSGNTLLGGAQAFETRGGGASTAISTISAGLCLRVVDAQGWGSSEESVPAEEEAELMRAVSLCGPGGPHVVLLVIPLLDFTQPEWRALERRMEILTSTVWRHTMVLFTCGDRLRGSVEEHIRSGGPALQLMVKKCHHRYHVFNNKASIKEKLERRMQEVKRDVKEHKRTLWKKNIKEAGMKSKGGTSDGSQEVEPEQVRALLAKVEKVLQENGGWHFSLHMYRKLEEEWSCREKQLRARLEADVGRRELKMENVKVEVKRRSYEEEEEEEEEDGSDGRREKDESPDFNARIMALCCPDGGQRLASCPIRRLA; encoded by the coding sequence ATGGGTAAGAGCTCCAGCGGTAACACCTTGCTGGGCGGGGCTCAAGCGTTTGAGACCAGAGGAGGCGGGGCTAGCACGGCCATCAGCACTATCAGCGCGGGCCTTTGCCTGAGGGTGGTGGACGCACAGGGGTGGGGCTCGTCTGAGGAGTCCGTCCctgcagaggaggaagctgAACTGATGCGAGCCGTGTCTCTCTGTGGACCAGGAGGACCTCACGTGGTTCTGCTGGTGATCCCTCTGCTGGACTTCACCCAACCTGAGTGGAGAGcgctggagaggaggatggagatcCTGACCTCCACCGTCTGGAGACACACGATGGTCTTGTTCACGTGTGGCGACCGGCTGAGGGGAAGCGTGGAAGAGCACATCCGATCGGGAGGACCCGCCTTACAGCTGATGGTGAAGAAGTGCCACCATCGATACCATGTGTTCAATAACAAGGCGTCCATTAAAGAAAAGCTAGAGAGAAGAATGCAGGAGGTGAAGAGAGACGTGAAGGAACACAAAAGAACTTTatggaagaaaaacatcaaGGAGGCAGGAATGAAGAGCAAAGGAGGAACGTCAGATGGGAGTCAGGAAGTGGAGCCTGAGCAGGTGAGAGCGCTGCTGGCTAAAGTAGAGAAGGTGCTCCAGGAGAACGGAGGATGGCACTTCTCCCTTCACATGTACCGAAAGCTGGAGGAGGAATGGAGCTGCAGGGAGAAGCAGCTACGAGCTCGACTGGAGGCGGATGTGGGGAGGAGAGAGTTAAAGATGGAGAATGTGAAGGTAGAGGTCAAAAGGCGGAGttacgaggaggaggaggaagaggaggaggaggatggatccGATGGCCGACGAGAGAAAGACGAGAGCCCTGACTTTAATGCCAGAATAATGGCTCTGTGTTGTCCTGATGGGGGTCAAAGGTTAGCCTCCTGTCCAATCAGAAGGCTTGCCTGA